In the genome of Columba livia isolate bColLiv1 breed racing homer chromosome 1, bColLiv1.pat.W.v2, whole genome shotgun sequence, the window CTTCGCTGTTTTTCTATAGAATTTTCTGATATATAGCTAGGATTATTTTACTTCTACATTTTATACACTTGTGTATAGGTATGGTGCAATAAGGACAGAGTTAGCAGTTTCATCTGTGGTATCATCTGAAAGGCAAATGCAGATAATCTGTAAGTCCTGCACTAGAGATTACTGTGTGTAAAACACTTTGTATGCTAAGAACTCAAGAATGAGTGGAATTTCAAaaaatttcagtgtttcacaTATACTGGTTTATTTCAGTGATTAGACTGTTGATAGGAAAGTATCAGTTCAGTTTTCCTGGTTGCTTGTGagtaaacattttgaaaacttaGTTGAGTATACAGTAAGTTAActtttttctgctgtgtcttTACAGGAGTACCAAAGTCAGATCTTCTACATACAAGATCTTTAAGGGGGCACAGAGACTGCTTCGAAAAATTCCACTTAATAGCAAATCAAGACTGTCCACgatcaaagctctctaaaagtCCATATGCAGAAGTAAAAAATATCTTGAGCAAAAAAATTAACTGGATCATACAGTATGCACAAAACAAGGATTTAGACTCTGATTCTGAAAGCTCAAAACCATCCCAGCACCAGCTTTTTAACTTCAGACATCAGACTGATAGAAAATTACTCCCACAGTTTGATTCCCCAGTACCCAGATACTCTGCAAAATGGATAGATGGGAGTTCTGGAGGCATCTCTACCTGCTCACAAACTCTTTTGGAACAGAGTGAATCCAGTGATTTTGGACTTGGTGTGTTAAAAGAAACCGGTGCTACCTTCTGTTGCAGCAGTGTTTTGTGGTCTAATCGCAACCAAGCCCAGGAAGCTGAAAAAGCTGAAGACGATTCACTTACCAGTGTTCGTAGAAGGCATCCTCAATACAGCAGGGAAGAACGTGAGTATATATCTATTTACACATCACCTAGCAAGCAAGGGCATTCTCTGAAATACCTCTTGACTGCTTAGTGTCCCCACAGGGTATTAATTCACAGCctgaaatgcagcttttaaCAGTTTGGAATTACTATAAAACCTGTGAAGAAAAAGGCTACGTGGCTAAGCAAATAGTGTGGAAGGGTTGGTtggtgtgggggttttgtttgggtggcgttttttttttttaaattttcctgttAGTTACACCCCAGTGTAATACAGGACATGCCTAATTTACACAAAGTGGTTACTGTTACGGTTGATTGCAGTCGCTTTAATATGTGAGCGCTGACAGTTGCACAGTCCTGCCTGTGGAGATCACTAAGTTCCTGAAAACAGCTGTCTCACTGAACTTGTGCAGAGAGCTGCCCTAAGCAATATGGAAATTACAGGTAAGGTAGCAGAGCAAACTTGTGAAACTacgttaaaaaaataaacatacattCTTAATAGTAGTAGTTGTTCCTTGTGCATTTTagtagattttcttcttttattgagtataagaaaatgggaaaacctGTATGCCACCATGTCCCCTTAAAGGCTGTAGCAGTAAACCAGAGCAATTCTTTTGATGACTGTGGTGATACTGAAAGCAGTGGAAAGTAAGTTTTCCCATTATTTAAGAAGCAAGTCACTAGAAGAAGTCTTTAGAAAAATCTAGGCTGTTGCAGTGTCTCTGGCATCAACCTACATGAAATGGGTTAGCAATAAGTTTCTAGAGATCTCTGCAGTTACCATTCTGCTTTTAGAACAGTGCATAGTCCTAAACTGGAATTGTAGATAAGGAAAAGAATTGGAGAGGatttctgaatttcaaaagacctgagaaagaagacaaaaatggtaaaatattcaGTGGAAAATTAGATAACGAAAAGAAGGTAATAATGGAATTCCGAATATTGGGAGAGTGAGGGGAAGAGGTATTATAAAAAGTTGGAATCAGTTAATCTAggctccctttccttttttttaataaactaacAAACCTGTCCTTGGAAGTTTCAATAATTTCACATTCTTTATAAAAGGATTTTATTTAATTGCTGTATGATGCTTTGTATTGTATTTGTAGTGAATTAGTAGTCTTAAAGCTATAAATCAGAACAGATATGCTGTACTATTTGACCACCTGTGCTCTGGAGTAGTAAATTGGGATTACATAGATCAGGACAGCAGTTAACAGAGGAATTATGAAAGCTTGACCTGGTTTATGAGGTTATCTAACTGAAGTTAGTGACTTGGAATTTATCTCTCTGATATCTGATTTTGGGACAGGGAGGCTATAAAGCCATTTTGAACAtgataacagatttttttcctctgttatgACTGCATAATGCACTTTTGAGgcatttttgctttgcattataAGCATTTAATCTTTCTGCTGTATttagctttaaaatacatttgtttggAGACTATGATTATATAAACTTTATATTTTAGAGAAAAACTTAGTCAGATTTTCTCTGACAGAATTATTATTGATACCTTCTCACTGTAGTACTTTCACTCTAATGACGTAGTAGtctactaaaaaaaaccctattgtTAATGTAACTGTAAATTGCTTGGCCAGTATTGCTTAAGAGTTGACCTCAGCCATGGATAGAATAATCTTTTGGCATTTAAATTCAGTgttctgtttcttctccctttcccttctgtGGAAGAATTATGTGGCATGAAACAGTCCTGTCCTGatacacacactcacacacaaaaGGTATGAGCATGGCTATCTGCTACCGTTgatgaaaataatgaagaaatggCAAGTAACATTCTACCACTGAGtataaaaggtgaaaaaaaaaaataaaatcctgacaTTTTTGTAAAGCTATCAATTGCTATATTAAATCAAATCAGGGTTTTCATGGACCTTAAAAATTGTTAACTTAGAAGTTGGTAAGGTGTGAGAAAGTAATTGCCAGGTGGGGTGGAGCACCAGTGTACCTGGCTGTTGGAGGAGGAAGGTGAATCTGTTTCACTCTTAAGTGGCCTCATGTCTTAAGTAGCAGCTAGGCTATCTTAGCTATTGCCAACTTCTTTGGTTTGGCAGTACTGACAGAAAGCTAATATCCCACAAGTGCGAGATGTGAGAAAAATTGAAAGAGAAAGCTTAGGATAATAAAATAGTCCTTACGCTTTCAGTTTACAATATATAAACCTCTTGCACTGAGAAATCTCTGAACAAAAGCTGCATGATTGCAACATAGGTTTTTCTCAAGTATGCAGTGAGAGCTTTGCTAAGCTGCAGCattgtttaaaaacaatatttaaaaattacgAGGTCTTTAAAGCTTGTGTCAGTGCCCTGTATCTTCCTGTGGTGATCAGGTTTGTTATTTTGCACCATGCTGCTGGGAGCATCTCCACAGCAGCCACGGCACCAACCTGCACCCACTGCTGCTGGGTTGAGGAATATCTTGGAACGTGGCCAGTGTTTCcctgcttgctgctgctgatCAAGGGCTGTGTATGATACTTTCACAACTCCCTGCTCTGAGGTTTAATTATCTATTTTCTATAAGGATGATCAACCTGAGGTACAATGCTTTTGAATATAGTCTTTTAGTTCTCACTAGAAACATAGcacaaaaaagtgaaaagtaaGCATATTTTTACATGCTTGTCTTTGTATCAaactaggattttttttatcatttgtcGCTGAGATACTTGGTGGAAACTGTATACATTATTCTTACATACAGAAAGCACAAAACTTCATAGCCACAACAGGTAGCCGCACACTGAAAATTCTGTCCAGAAGCTGTTTCCTCCAGGCTTGCAAATGTAGCAGGACTTACCTCAGAACTGTCCACAATTAAACAGGCACACTTGCAGGGGTTACACTGTGGAAACCATATTGTGCAGTAAGAGGAAGGTAAAGTATTTAAAGGTCTCAAGCAGTTTACAAGCAATTCTGATTTTggacatttttgttttgagggCTTGAATTTCCAGACTTTTGACATTTAGG includes:
- the C1H21orf91 gene encoding protein EURL homolog; the protein is MNEEQFVSIDLDDDNVCSVCKLGTEKETLSFCHVCFELNIEGVPKSDLLHTRSLRGHRDCFEKFHLIANQDCPRSKLSKSPYAEVKNILSKKINWIIQYAQNKDLDSDSESSKPSQHQLFNFRHQTDRKLLPQFDSPVPRYSAKWIDGSSGGISTCSQTLLEQSESSDFGLGVLKETGATFCCSSVLWSNRNQAQEAEKAEDDSLTSVRRRHPQYSREELTMMTPGELKQLNEKLLKEIQDVFEELTQQVQEKDSLASELNVRHIAIEQLLKNCSKLPCLQMGRAGMKPNVPI